The Microbacterium luteum genome includes a region encoding these proteins:
- a CDS encoding DNA-methyltransferase produces the protein MSDYITDEARGNMWEFWLGDSAERLAEIPDESIDMDLGSPPFESLYTYSNSPRDMGNALDRADFFEQYGYMIRETLRVLKPGRMSVVHVQQTTKMKGRDGFIGMVDFRGDVIRAHEREGFIYWGEVTVDKDPQAQAIRTKAQQLMFVTKNKDRTMIRPALADYALIFKKPGDNNVPVVGDLSNEEWIKLARPVWLEIQEGNTLNAKIAREDDDERHLTPLQLDFIENCIRLYTNAGETVLSKYGGVGSELYMAVKLGRRAHGIELKPSYWRSGCDYLRDLEHALAQPAFDFESA, from the coding sequence ATGAGCGACTACATCACCGATGAAGCCCGCGGCAACATGTGGGAATTCTGGCTCGGCGACAGCGCCGAACGTCTGGCAGAGATCCCGGACGAGTCGATCGACATGGACCTCGGATCGCCCCCGTTCGAGTCGCTCTACACCTACTCGAACAGCCCGCGCGACATGGGCAACGCCCTCGACCGCGCTGACTTCTTCGAGCAGTACGGGTACATGATCCGCGAGACCCTCAGGGTGCTAAAGCCGGGCCGCATGTCGGTCGTCCACGTGCAGCAGACCACGAAGATGAAGGGCCGCGACGGGTTCATCGGCATGGTCGACTTCCGTGGCGACGTGATCCGCGCGCACGAGCGCGAGGGGTTCATCTACTGGGGTGAGGTCACGGTCGACAAGGACCCGCAAGCTCAGGCGATCCGCACCAAGGCGCAACAGCTCATGTTCGTCACGAAGAACAAGGACCGCACCATGATCCGGCCCGCCCTGGCGGACTACGCGCTGATCTTCAAGAAGCCCGGCGACAACAACGTTCCGGTCGTCGGTGACCTCAGCAACGAGGAATGGATCAAGCTCGCCCGACCCGTGTGGCTCGAGATCCAGGAGGGCAACACCCTCAACGCGAAGATCGCCCGTGAGGACGACGACGAACGTCACCTGACCCCGTTGCAGCTCGACTTCATCGAGAACTGCATCCGCCTCTACACGAACGCGGGAGAGACGGTCCTGTCGAAGTACGGCGGCGTGGGCTCGGAACTCTACATGGCGGTGAAGCTCGGCCGCCGTGCGCACGGCATCGAGCTCAAGCCGTCGTACTGGCGTTCTGGATGCGACTACTTGCGCGACCTCGAACACGCTCTCGCGCAGCCCGCCTTCGATTTCGAGAGCGCCTGA
- a CDS encoding tyrosine-type recombinase/integrase: MLSEAWRQAIRSFLSNERAGGKPETTVSARKHHLEHAARRLGPDPWAVSVDEIRDYFATQKWAQETRRGRRTTLTRFYDWAIEAGYTDTSPAARLPKVPMKAGRPRPAPERAYSAALRSADPRELLALRLAAEVGLRRAEVTKIHSDDLFEDEGGVSLLVHGKGDRDRTVPLPKSLGEALTALPYGYAFPGKDHGHLSPRYLGKLIARLLPDTLTMHTLRHRFATRLYARRRDILMVQQALGHASVGTTQRYVDYDRNTMREAIDEMAGSG; the protein is encoded by the coding sequence ATGCTGAGTGAAGCCTGGCGTCAGGCGATCCGGTCCTTCCTGAGCAACGAGCGCGCCGGCGGAAAGCCTGAGACGACCGTGAGCGCCAGGAAGCATCACCTCGAGCACGCCGCACGACGTCTCGGCCCCGACCCATGGGCGGTGTCCGTCGACGAGATCCGGGACTACTTCGCGACGCAGAAGTGGGCGCAGGAGACCCGCCGCGGCCGCCGCACCACCCTGACCCGGTTCTACGACTGGGCCATCGAAGCTGGCTACACGGACACCAGCCCGGCCGCACGCCTCCCGAAGGTGCCCATGAAGGCGGGGCGACCGCGGCCGGCGCCAGAGCGGGCGTACAGCGCCGCACTGCGCAGCGCCGACCCGCGCGAGCTCCTCGCGCTCCGCCTCGCCGCCGAAGTCGGTCTCCGCCGAGCCGAGGTCACGAAGATCCACTCCGACGACCTCTTCGAGGACGAGGGAGGTGTGTCCCTGCTGGTCCACGGCAAAGGAGACCGCGACCGGACAGTGCCGCTCCCGAAGAGCCTCGGCGAAGCGCTCACCGCACTCCCGTACGGGTACGCGTTTCCAGGGAAGGACCACGGCCACCTCTCGCCCCGATACTTGGGGAAGCTGATCGCCCGACTCCTCCCGGACACTCTCACGATGCACACCCTCCGCCACCGGTTCGCGACCCGCCTCTACGCGAGACGCCGCGACATCCTGATGGTGCAGCAAGCGCTCGGTCACGCCAGCGTCGGCACGACACAGCGGTATGTCGACTACGACCGGAACACCATGCGCGAAGCCATCGACGAGATGGCAGGCAGCGGATGA
- a CDS encoding HNH endonuclease: protein MTIAEQEPRARRSNSRRMHMLRQEFFEQGKKLAAEEDPAANCWICTEPIDYEAKPGTTPDSHELDHRFPVSTHPELQEDPDNFEHSHKLCNQTRGAKTPSAGLGTEVVPDWWDEETS, encoded by the coding sequence ATGACCATCGCAGAGCAGGAGCCGCGCGCACGCCGATCCAACTCGCGGCGCATGCACATGCTCCGCCAGGAGTTCTTCGAGCAGGGCAAGAAGCTCGCCGCCGAGGAAGATCCCGCCGCGAACTGCTGGATCTGCACCGAACCGATCGACTACGAAGCGAAACCCGGCACCACCCCCGACTCGCACGAGCTCGATCACCGCTTCCCCGTCTCGACTCACCCCGAGCTGCAGGAAGACCCCGACAACTTCGAGCACTCCCACAAGCTCTGCAACCAGACCCGCGGAGCGAAGACCCCGAGCGCCGGCCTCGGCACGGAGGTAGTGCCCGACTGGTGGGACGAGGAGACATCATGA
- a CDS encoding YegP family protein: MTATVEIYTRTDGKYAWRLIASNGSIISNDGGQGYENKSDCERMARYVVNGKYRGAKIKTVNDGRRAKKRQTPPPPPAPPTTEGARIPL; the protein is encoded by the coding sequence ATGACCGCGACGGTGGAGATCTACACGCGCACCGACGGGAAGTACGCCTGGCGCCTCATCGCCTCGAACGGCAGCATCATCTCGAACGACGGCGGTCAGGGCTACGAGAACAAGTCGGACTGCGAACGCATGGCGCGGTACGTCGTGAACGGTAAGTACCGCGGCGCCAAGATCAAGACGGTGAACGACGGGCGACGGGCGAAGAAACGCCAGACACCGCCCCCGCCGCCGGCACCCCCCACGACTGAGGGCGCGCGCATCCCGCTATGA
- a CDS encoding terminase, translating into MATTVRPESAEWWQTDEYLDVVYAVDPEDGARHIGVTEPRIGSLPLRPLDSSTSLGFEAVAFASEMLNVQLYPWERAALIRGLEINPDGTYRFRRVLISVARQNGKTLLASVLAAWWLFVESARRKDRVPPFKFKIVGIAQNLDIAKEPWNTVKMWADPDPETEEDQELALPWLQEATTKVVDTNGALAIIARSRAHYEIRAGKNARGKPAARVLMDEMREQKDWSVWNAVAHTTKSFWNGMLVGFSNAGDSSAVVLKQQRKDAIAADEELRAYIEEGIGRLEEFANTHDVTLGILEWSAPDGCDLDDVDAILAANPTIGYGAMTVQTVLSDIRTPDYRTESLNQWVTVRVKSHIDPREYDARCVPAAQVRPVHGARTVWGVDVFNGMSWVTSAVATESGKTFLTARIARAGTLWVPEYLKDLAERSGFYEVALQASIGVPSAELAEPLEKLTLAGGKKLIVHRLGGGEVAAATTMIGQRIRDRQVVFVKQPGIRLAFEGGAAREYNESHIWSRNRSKPVDIAGLVAMSEALYVHEAVDPPKNKPAPSTPPRAAVIEAESNARSNDVNLVDVAF; encoded by the coding sequence GTGGCGACGACCGTGCGGCCCGAGTCGGCGGAGTGGTGGCAGACCGACGAGTACCTCGACGTGGTGTACGCGGTCGATCCCGAGGATGGTGCGCGGCATATCGGCGTGACGGAGCCTCGGATCGGGTCGCTTCCGTTGCGTCCGTTGGACTCGTCGACGTCGCTCGGGTTCGAAGCGGTCGCTTTCGCGAGCGAGATGCTGAACGTACAGCTGTACCCGTGGGAGCGGGCGGCGCTGATCCGGGGTCTCGAGATCAACCCGGACGGCACGTACCGGTTCCGGCGTGTGCTGATCAGCGTTGCGCGCCAGAACGGCAAGACGCTGCTGGCTTCGGTGCTGGCGGCATGGTGGCTGTTCGTCGAGTCGGCCCGCCGGAAAGACCGTGTCCCGCCGTTCAAGTTCAAGATCGTCGGCATCGCTCAGAACCTCGACATCGCGAAAGAGCCGTGGAACACGGTGAAGATGTGGGCCGACCCGGACCCGGAGACCGAGGAAGATCAGGAGCTCGCGCTGCCGTGGTTGCAGGAGGCCACCACGAAGGTGGTCGACACGAACGGGGCACTCGCGATCATCGCGAGATCACGAGCGCACTACGAGATCCGTGCCGGGAAGAACGCCCGCGGAAAGCCCGCGGCGCGCGTCCTGATGGACGAGATGCGTGAGCAGAAGGACTGGTCGGTATGGAACGCTGTAGCGCACACCACGAAGTCGTTCTGGAACGGCATGCTCGTCGGGTTCTCCAACGCCGGTGACTCGTCGGCTGTGGTGCTGAAGCAGCAGCGCAAGGACGCGATCGCCGCCGACGAAGAGCTGCGCGCGTACATCGAGGAGGGTATAGGCCGCCTCGAAGAGTTCGCGAACACACACGATGTGACGCTCGGCATCCTCGAATGGTCAGCACCCGACGGATGCGACCTCGACGATGTCGACGCGATCCTCGCAGCAAATCCGACGATCGGGTACGGCGCCATGACGGTGCAGACGGTGCTGTCGGACATCCGCACGCCGGACTACCGCACCGAGTCGCTGAACCAGTGGGTGACGGTTCGCGTGAAATCGCACATTGACCCGCGAGAGTACGACGCGCGGTGCGTGCCGGCGGCGCAGGTTCGCCCCGTCCACGGTGCCCGCACCGTGTGGGGCGTGGACGTGTTCAACGGGATGTCGTGGGTGACCTCGGCGGTGGCGACAGAGTCGGGGAAGACGTTCCTGACGGCGCGGATCGCTCGCGCGGGAACGCTGTGGGTGCCGGAGTATCTCAAGGATCTGGCCGAACGGTCGGGTTTCTACGAGGTGGCGCTGCAGGCGTCGATCGGTGTCCCCTCTGCAGAGCTCGCTGAGCCTCTGGAGAAGCTGACTCTCGCGGGCGGGAAGAAGCTGATCGTGCACCGCCTTGGCGGTGGTGAGGTGGCTGCGGCGACCACGATGATCGGCCAGCGCATCCGTGACCGGCAAGTGGTGTTCGTGAAGCAGCCCGGCATCCGCCTCGCCTTCGAGGGCGGCGCGGCACGCGAATACAACGAGTCCCACATCTGGTCCCGGAACCGGTCGAAGCCGGTCGATATCGCTGGGCTGGTCGCGATGAGCGAGGCCCTGTACGTCCATGAGGCGGTCGACCCGCCGAAGAACAAGCCCGCACCGTCGACCCCGCCGCGCGCGGCGGTGATCGAAGCGGAGTCCAACGCACGCTCGAACGACGTGAACCTCGTCGACGTGGCGTTCTAG